One Drosophila kikkawai strain 14028-0561.14 chromosome 3L, DkikHiC1v2, whole genome shotgun sequence genomic window carries:
- the Nprl3 gene encoding GATOR complex protein NPRL3, with the protein MEANVNPLAVILVYFDSKGDRLLYRYPYQTLGQTEVASEEQRKSRKRNPFAVAHMDDLLQAPTQVQGQLQGFADEVLLALFAVKPQLCNQKFELKLNDVRFVSHPTLIPYKEQRAGAVANPSSTTAAAKKQEMLINIVFALHAQASYSIVKCYHELSKRLGLALKFEEQRCGYLTEQMAQMARTYDEQQQQPLERTLELIAERCSLAQALRSIFHDLCTTGLLSTSLNDNLTLCFCLPAKAHQLHKKGSTVDPETIDRCLRALKPYHGMLLLVDFAELLDCVPPTGARMLWQLVDSYNPLISLQSMASNADLSIEHVYKLVSHLVYWAKATIIYPLCETNVYVIAPDAPLHTKSHLVEKFSARFAGMSLFEVISDFSLPTSIGHLTTPLQQPARQGILAQMVIWMLQHHLLMQLHTYVQFMPSEDEFGDSASCSNQLRGAASDDEDADEDEREHDPGGSMLSMSSQPLPVPTVSIGGHRRDVSEDQSSVASDNIVVQPSSSHKSNFSITASMSTDNCDSLDSMEDEQKLKELLHVFGEADRAAIRRIPASANVDDLSLLVKLYQMGYFKSEHHLEEIMYFENLRRSQLLQLLDKFRDVLIIYETEDPAIASMYNTK; encoded by the exons ATGGAGGCGAATGTGAATCCCCTGGCCGTTATCCTCGTTTACTTCGATAGCAAGGGCGACCGTCTGCTTTATAGGTATCCCTACCAGACACTCGGCCAAACGGAGGTGGCCAGCGAGGAGCAGCGCAAGTCCAG AAAGCGCAATCCTTTTGCCGTGGCCCATATGGATGACCTACTGCAGGCGCCGACCCAGGTACAAGGACAACTACAGGGGTTCGCGGATGAGGTGCTGTTGGCACTGTTTGCGGTGAAGCCGCAGCTATGCAACCAAAAGTTTGAGCTGAAGCTGAACGATGTGCGTTTCGTAAGCCACCCGACCCTGATTCCGTACAAGGAGCAGCGTGCCGGAGCGGTGGCGAATCCCTCTTCAACAACGGCTGCTGCCAAAAAGCAGGAGATGCTCATTAACATTGTGTTTGCCCTGCACGCACAGGCCAGCTATTCGATCGTCAAGTGCTACCATGAGCTAAGCAAGCGCCTGGGTTTGGCCCTGAAGTTCGAGGAGCAGCGATGCGGCTATTTAACCGAGCAGATGGCACAAATGGCCCGCACCTATgacgagcagcagcaacagccgctGGAACGAACCCTAGAGCTAATTGCGGAACGATGCAGCTTGGCGCAGGCGCTGCGCTCCATCTTCCATGATCTGTGCACCACCGGCTTGCTGAGCACCTCGCTGAACGACAATTTGACGCTCTGCTTCTGTCTGCCGGCCAAGGCCCATCAATTGCATAAGAAGGGTAGCACGGTGGACCCGGAGACTATCGATCGTTGCTTGAGGGCTCTGAAACCATACCACGGGATGCTGCTCCTGGTGGACTTTGCCGAGCTACTGGACTGCGTCCCGCCAACGGGAGCGCGCATGCTATGGCAGCTCGTTGATTCCTATAATCCGTTGATTAGCCTGCAGAGCATGGCCTCCAACGCGGACCTGAGCATCGAGCATGTGTACAAGCTGGTGTCCCATCTGGTGTATTGGGCCAAGGCCACCATAATCTATCCCCTGTGCGAGACGAATGTGTATGTGATTGCGCCGGATGCCCCGCTGCACACCAAGTCCCATTTGGTGGAGAAGTTCTCGGCTCGCTTTGCCGGCATGTCCCTGTTCGAGGTTATCTCGGACTTTTCGCTGCCCACGTCGATTGGCCATTTGACGACGCCCCTGCAGCAGCCGGCGCGTCAGGGCATTCTCGCCCAGATGGTTATCTGGATGCTGCAGCACCACTTGCTGATGCAGCTGCACACCTACGTTCAGTTCATGCCCAGCGAGGACGAGTTCGGGGACTCGGCCTCCTGCAGCAATCAGCTGCGCGGGGCCGCCAGCGACGACGAGGATGCGGATGAGGATGAGCGAGAGCATGATCCGGGTGGATCAATGCTGAGCATGTCTAGCCAGCCGCTGCCCGTTCCAACGGTTTCAATCGGTGGCCATCGGCGTGACGTTTCCGAGGACCAATCCTCGGTGGCCTCCGACAACATCGTTGTGCAGCCTTCCTCCAGTCACAAATCAAACTTTAGCATCACCGCCTCGATGAGCACGGATAACTGCGACAGCCTAGACTCCATGGAGGACGAACAAAAGCTGAAGGAGCTGCTGCATGTGTTTGGCGAGGCCGATCGAGCGGCCATCCGTCGGATTCCTGCCTCCGCCAATGTTGACGATCTGTCGCTGCTAGTGAAACTCTACCAAATGGGCTACTTTAAGAGCGAACACCACCTGGAGGAGATCATGTACTTTGAGAATTTGAGGCGCTCccagctgctgcagttgctggaCAAATTTCGCGACGTGTTGATCATCTACGAGACCGAAGATCCGGCCATTGCTTCCATGTACAACACCAAGTAG
- the LOC108075323 gene encoding zinc finger protein Paris yields the protein MLALLDLSKMCRICRDESDCLLDLFADSSLPNIEQETSLAAMLSKCSGCRVDRADGYPQFVCAECALATREAFRLRQQCRKSMHYFRQLRRMMVEPDDKEEPILEDLGPTEQDGTASNESILEPLYVDLVANNCLVLENPKKALMLHDSNDERQWSVPMDSIPVDSSSDEKEHKEDQAEERTSSSDDSWSPSLGQKATKKSGALKRHRSNSEGSSEDFNKKESKMFKCTHCPRVFSQKGNLQTHFRIHTGERPYKCNYCLKSFKQHGHLVVHVRRHTGEKPFKCSHCSYSTIQNSILKKHIKSIHKII from the coding sequence ATGTTGGCCCTGCTGGACCTCTCGAAGATGTGCCGCATCTGTCGCGACGAATCCGACTGCCTTCTGGACTTGTTCGCAGACTCGTCTTTGCCAAACATAGAACAGGAAACCAGTCTGGCCGCAATGCTGAGCAAGTGCAGCGGTTGCCGTGTGGACAGAGCTGATGGATACCCACAGTTCGTCTGTGCGGAGTGTGCCCTGGCCACTCGAGAAGCCTTCCGCCTGCGACAACAGTGTCGGAAGAGCATGCATTACTTTAGGCAACTGCGCAGAATGATGGTAGAGCCGGATGACAAGGAGGAGCCCATTTTAGAGGACCTGGGACCAACAGAGCAAGACGGAACAGCATCCAATGAATCGATTTTAGAACCGCTCTATGTGGACCTTGTGGCGAACAATTGCCTGGTGCTGGAGAATCCAAAAAAGGCCCTTATGCTGCACGACTCCAACGACGAAAGACAATGGTCTGTACCCATGGATTCTATTCCCGTGGATTCGAGCTCGGATGAAAAGGAGCACAAGGAGGACCAGGCGGAAGAGAGGACAAGTTCCAGCGACGATTCCTGGAGCCCCTCGCTAGGACAAAAGGCCACAAAGAAAAGCGGTGCCCTGAAGCGGCACAGATCAAACTCTGAAGGTTCTTCCGAGGattttaacaagaaagaaagcaaaaTGTTCAAGTGCACCCACTGTCCGCGAGTCTTTTCCCAGAAAGGGAACCTGCAAACCCATTTTCGCATCCATACCGGCGAACGGCCCTACAAGTGCAACTATTGTCTGAAAAGCTTCAAGCAGCATGGACATCTTGTTGTCCACGTACGGAGACACACTGGCGAGAAGCCCTTTAAGTGTTCCCATTGTTCATACTCCACTATCCAGAATAGCATCTTGAAAAAGCACATAAAGTCCAtccataaaataatatag
- the LOC121502223 gene encoding uncharacterized protein, which produces MAEAEDLLDIYDEKKTHIDDRLSEALKKAEEPEPTLPDLLKECSPICVESDDPFPKKVCDPCLRKVREAAFFHRRYAKSVNYINRVKLEAKDNDILDDIEKEEWNLRMIKEENEEEDEGEDQENESEDEEDENDEEDENDENEEDELYEDEEESDDFEDDEDEYLPASKRRKTMPGSFKCPDCPKTFTTQAQLTVHSGDHGKEPIKQNGTNTRPKRRSAKY; this is translated from the coding sequence ATGGCTGAGGCCGAGGACCTGCTGGACATATACGATGAGAAAAAAACGCACATAGACGACCGGCTGTCCGAAGCGCTGAAAAAGGCGGAAGAACCTGAACCCACTCTTCCAGATCTGTTGAAGGAATGCAGCCCGATTTGCGTGGAATCGGACGATCCATTTCCGAAAAAGGTATGCGATCCATGCCTAAGGAAGGTGCGCGAAGCTGCCTTTTTCCACCGGCGTTATGCCAAGAGCGTGAACTACATAAATCGCGTCAAGTTGGAGGCGAAAGACAATGACATCCTTGACGACATCGAGAAGGAGGAATGGAATCTGAGGATGATCAAGGAAGAAAACGAAGAGGAAGACGAAGGCGAAGACCAAGAAAATGAAAGCGAAGACGAGGAAGATGAGAATGATGAGGAGGACGAGAATGATGAGAACGAGGAGGATGAACTATatgaggacgaggaggagtcTGACGATTTCGAGGACGATGAAGATGAGTACCTGCCCGCGTCAAAGAGACGGAAGACCATGCCGGGTTCATTTAAATGCCCCGACTGCCCAAAAACGTTCACCACACAGGCCCAACTAACAGTACACAGCGGCGACCACGGCAAGGAACCCATCAAGCAGAATGGCACAAACACGCGTCCAAAGCGCCGCTCTGCGAAATACTAG
- the CtsK1 gene encoding digestive cysteine proteinase 1: protein MQVFLALALLAGLALSADATKPPRWDPNYIVKGTLYIPYAEIAEPFYAWYDKNTKRSRIDYYGGMVKTYQLAGEGQYGTMLKLAPITTLTEQNKLTCLQVNGTAEQVVEIQSILPDAKPFELVGTETFLGFTCDKFRLESVIGQKKNVYTLWVRYKKSPHYPASRMPIPVRYEMRGYNTLLGSHYDHYYLDYDSYEHDDIPNEVFEIDDSLQCVGFPGPGTGHYATFNPMQEFVSGTEEHVDKAFHHFKHKHGVSYRSDVEHEHRKNIFRQNLRYIHSKNRAKLPYTLAVNHLADKTEEELKARRGYKSSGVYNTGKPFPYDVPKYQDEIPDQYDWRLYGAVTPVKDQSVCGSCWSFGTIGHLEGAFFLKNGGNLVRLSQQALIDCSWAYGNNGCDGGEDFRVYQWMLKSGGVPTEEEYGPYLGQDGYCHVDNVTLVAPIKGFVNVTSNDPNAFKLALLKHGPLSVAIDASPKTFSFYSHGVYYEPECKNDVDGLDHAVLAVGYGSINGEDYWLVKNSWSTYWGNDGYILMSARKNNCGVMTMPTYVEM from the exons ATGCAAGTGTTTTTAGCATTGGCCCTGCTAGCGGGCTTGGCTTTGTCGG CGGATGCCACAAAGCCTCCGCGCTGGGATCCCAACTACATAGTGAAGGGCACCCTGTACATACCCTACGCAGAGATCGCAGAGCCTTTCTATGCGTGGTATGACAAAAACACGAAGCGATCTCGCATCGATTACTACGGCGGAATGGTAAAGACTTATCAGCTGGCCGGCGAGGGTCAGTACGGTACGATGCTGAAGCTGGCCCCTATCACTACGCTGACGGAGCAGAACAAGCTCACCTGCCTGCAGGTTAATGGCACTGCCGAACAGGTCGTTGAGATCCAGAGCATCCTGCCCGATGCCAAACCCTTTGAGTTGGTGGGCACCGAAACCTTCCTGGGCTTCACCTGCGACAAGTTCCGCCTGGAGTCGGTCATTGGACAGAAGAAGAACGTGTACACGCTGTGGGTGAGGTACAAGAAGTCACCGCATTATCCCGCCAGCCGGATGCCCATTCCCGTGCGCTACGAGATGAGGGGCTACAACACTTTGCTGGGCTCCCACTACGATCATTACTATCTGGACTATGATAGCTACGAGCACGATGACATTCCCAACGAGGTGTTCGAGATCGACGATAGCCTGCAGTGCGTGGGATTCCCAGGACCCGGCACCGGTCACTATGCCACCTTCAATCCAATGCAGGAGTTCGTGAGCGGAACGGAGGAGCATGTAGACAAGGCCTTCCATCACTTTAAGCACAAGCATGGCGTCTCCTATCGCAGCGATGTGGAGCACGAGCACCGCAAGAACATCTTCCGTCAGAACCTGCGCTACATCCACTCCAAGAACCGGGCCAAGCTCCCCTACACGCTGGCCGTGAATCACCTGGCCGACAAGACCGAGGAGGAGCTGAAGGCACGACGTGGTTATAAGTCGTCGGGCGTGTATAACACTGGCAAGCCATTCCCCTACGACGTGCCCAAGTACCAGGACGAGATCCCAGACCAGTATGATTGGCGGCTATATGGCGCCGTTACCCCAGTGAAAG ATCAATCCGTGTGCGGTTCCTGCTGGTCCTTCGGCACTATTGGCCATTTGGAAGGAGCCTTCTTCTTGAAGAACGGCGGTAATCTGGTGCGTCTTTCGCAGCAGGCCCTGATTGACTGCTCCTGGGCGTATGGCAACAATGGCTGTGATGGTGGCGAGGACTTCCGCGTCTACCAGTGGATGCTGAAGAGCGGTGGAGTGCCCACGGAGGAGGAATACGGTCCGTATTTGGGCCAAGACGGCTACTGTCACGTGGACAATGTGACGCTCGTGGCACCCATCAAGGGATTCGTGAATGTGACGTCCAACGATCCGAATGCCTTCAAGCTGGCCCTCCTCAAGCATGGACCCCTCTCGGTGGCCATTGACGCCTCGCCCAAGACTTTTAGCTTCTATTCGCATGGCGTTTACTATGAACCGGAGTGCAAGAACGATGTGGACGGACTGGACCATGCCGTCCTGGCCGTGGGCTATGGCAGCATCAATGGCGAGGACTATTGGCTGGTGAAGAACTCGTGGTCCACCTACTGGGGCAACGATGGCTACATCCTGATGTCCGCCAGGAAGAACAATTGCGGTGTGATGACCATGCCCACCTACGTGGAGATGTAG
- the LOC108074984 gene encoding pre-intermoult gene 1 protein-like translates to MKLLLVLSISLLLVAYVAGAADDEEDYYDEDNYDDLYDDYEDEPSSTTESNDVTSTTTTQSSASDPPATPQAAPSATPPATSGNDNSDSGSNSDEYEYDDENDSLSGDYDEGSVDSVDYNSGEDDSESSEPASNSPPKAANAGKKNAARRRRRRTTVAPKRRATNAANKRKAAANTPTKKNTPAAAKKQTPAAAKKQTPAAAKKQTPAAVKKAPAAAQKRTNAAVNNRKRSASTIADDGCLSDIEAIGGSVGGYGLL, encoded by the exons atgaaactGTTGCTGGTTTTATCTATATCCCTCCTGCTAGTTGCTTACGTGGCGGGAGCAGCTGACGATGAGGAAGATTACTATGATGAAGACAATTATGATGATTTATATGATGATTATGAGGATGAACCCAGCAGCACCACTGAAAGTAATGATGTAACTTCTACAACGACCACCCAAAGTAGTGCTTCGGATCCTCCTGCAACGCCTCAGGCGGCTCCTTCAGCCACTCCTCCTGCGACTTCTGGAAATGACAACAGCGATTCTGGCTCTAACTCGGATGAGTATGAATATGATGACGAAAATGACTCTTTAAGTGGAGACTACGATGAGGGTTCTGTAGACTCCGTCGATTATAATTCCGGTGAAGATGACAGTGAATCCAGCGAGCCGGCCAGCAACTCTCCACCCAAGGCGGCAAATGCTGGCAAGAAGAACGCGGCCCGTCGTCGACGCAGGCGCACCACTGTAGCCCCAAAACGAAGAGCAACCAATGCTGCCAACAAGCGCAAGGCTGCTGCTAACACGCCCACTAAGAAGAATACACCCGCAGCCGCCAAGAAGCAGACACCTGCGGCGGCTAAGAAGCAGACACCTGCGGCGGCTAAGAAGCAAACTCCTGCTGCTGTTAAGAAGGCACCTGCGGCTGCCCAGAAACGGACCAACGCTGCCGTTAACAACCGCAAGCGTTCag CATCTACAATTGCAGATGATGGCTGCCTCTCCGACATAGAAGCTATAGGTGGCAGCGTGGGAGGATATGGGCTGCTGTAA
- the LOC108074982 gene encoding variant surface antigen B, producing MKLLLVFTLAVLIAHVAVAQDPDYGQYDEAEGGDDTDVDSGSGSSDDNDSGNEGSATDVEDNGGDAGDDTGDDTEDSNGDDTAAAPAPAPVKKNNNNTKKGKRNGARKNSNNNKRGTNAAAKRRAAKKRAAKKQSTPVAASKRTAANKRRRSG from the coding sequence ATGAAGCTTCTACTGGTATTCACATTGGCTGTACTCATTGCCCACGTTGCCGTGGCACAAGACCCTGATTATGGTCAATATGATGAAGCTGAGGGTGGAGACGATACCGATGTCGATTCTGGAAGCGGTTCATCTGATGACAACGATTCGGGTAACGAAGGCTCCGCAACTGATGTAGAGGACAACGGTGGCGATGCCGGTGATGATACCGGTGATGATACCGAAGACTCCAATGGGGACGAtaccgctgctgctcctgctcctgctccggttaagaagaacaacaacaacacaaagaAGGGCAAACGGAATGGAGCCCGTaagaacagcaacaacaacaagagggGCACCAACGCAGCGGCCAAACGCCGTGCGGCCAAGAAAAGGGCGGCCAAGAAGCAGTCGACACCTGTTGCGGCCAGTAAGCGTACTGCCGCCAATAAACGCCGTCGTTCTGGCTAA
- the LOC108075109 gene encoding uncharacterized protein isoform X2, producing the protein MAKLTLPRLLRRLQLMALQLQQQPQQQQQQQQQHHLMAMQLGQAMLLYGCLLLLHASVSGSVLASSSDPSAVAIAVNLSSGIALDRPSTPATAVGAQGANPLEKQPRKRDAANVPDDDYDGSYPDDVDDLEALLNNKSAKGKYIGAPCNELRCDVKLLHVSCDKETQTCTCERNYPVQLGLIKGCAKPKKLGDQCFYDETCIYNDENSLCVQVRHNAMCQCASGFHSVSYVKPTRRVFCTPDLSELSSDLPTLLGVSTGIAVLAGLICMVLHLFSKTKYPRHRNYGDASIPPPILYSSDTGIPLTVHSARPSSRSSIRSTGSIGSYGHRRASMGGGTGGGNAGGGGGGAGGGGGGGGAAGGSGSGSKGILVSTSRTGSRRPSLASVHSTSSSVRSYSMMRFEKEVQQKEIRQEMKLRLARLQQQAHLTQNKPQIVIGEALLQHGALSRVTMPTPSPLTPNSLDELLPSLDENQEYPPRLETTFKQLIQPQLTGAGGGVGSGAVPGAGTGASGMGAVLRAAASQSSPGSANGYHGPCSSSTEAL; encoded by the exons ATGGCGAAGTTAACGCTGCCCCGTCTACTGCGGCGACTGCAGCTGATGGccctgcaactgcaacagcaaccgcaacagcaacaacaacagcagcagcaacatcactTAATGGCCATGCAGCTGGGCCAGGCCATGCTGCTCTACGGCTGCCTTCTGCTGCTTCACGCCTCCGTATCCGGCTCCGTTTTGGCCTCGTCCTCGGACCCCTCTGCCGTCGCGATCGCAGTGAATCTCTCCTCAGGAATAGCCTTGGACAGACCAtcaacaccagcaacagcagtcgGGGCACAGGGGGCCAATCCGCTCGAGAAGCAACCGCGAAAACGTGATGCCGCCAATGTGCCTGACGATGACTACGACGGCAGTTATCCGGACGACGTCGACGACCTGGAGGCCTTGCTTAATAATAAGTCAG CAAAGGGAAAGTATATCGGGGCACCGTGCAACGAGCTGAGGTGTGACGTCAAGCTGCTGCACGTGTCCTGCGACAAGGAGACGCAGACCTGCACCTGTGAACGCAACTATCCCGTGCAGCTCGGACTGATTAAGGGTTGCGCCAAAC CTAAAAAACTGGGCGATCAGTGTTTCTACGATGAGACGTGCATCTACAACGACGAGAACTCCCTCTGTGTTCAGGTGCGGCATAACGCGATGTGCCAGTGTGCCAGCGGCTTCCACTCGGTCAGCTATGTGAAGCCCACGCGTCGGGTCTTCTGCACGCCAG ATCTCAGCGAACTGAGCTCGGATCTGCCCACGCTGCTGGGCGTCTCCACGGGCATTGCCGTGCTGGCCGGGCTCATCTGCATGGTGCTGCATCTGTTCAGCAAAACAAAGTATCCGCGGCATCGAAATTATGGGGATGCCAGCATTCCGCCGCCCATTCTCTACTCCAGCGATACAG GGATACCGCTGACCGTTCATTCGGCGCGTCCATCCTCGCGTTCCAGCATTCGATCGACGGGATCCATTGGCTCCTATGGCCACCGACGCGCCTCAATGGGTGGAGGAACTGGCGGTGGCAATGCCGGCGGCgggggaggaggagctggaggcggaggcggtggTGGGGGAGCAGCTGgcggctctggctctggctcaaAGGGCATCCTGGTGTCGACGTCTCGTACAG GTTCTCGAAGACCAAGTCTAGCGTCGGTGCACAGCACTAGTTCCTCGGTGCGCAGCTACAGCATGATGCGCTTTGAGAAGGAAGTGCAGCAGAAGGAGATCCGGCAGGAGATGAAGCTGCGTCTGGCccggctgcagcagcaggctcATCTCACCCAGAACAAGCCGCAGATTGTCATCGGTGAGGCTCTGCTCCAGCATGGCGCCCTCAGCCGGGTCACCATGCCGACGCCCAGTCCACTAACGCCCAATTCGCTGGACGAGCTGCTGCCGTCGCTGGATGAGAATCAGGAG TATCCACCCAGACTGGAAACAACCTTTAAGCAGCTGATACAGCCTCAGTTAAccggagcaggaggaggagttggaTCAGGAGCCGTACCAGGAGCTGGAACAGGAGCCTCAGGAATGGGGGCCGTGTTGCGGGCAGCTGCCTCGCAGTCATCTCCTGGCAGTGCTAACGGATACCACGGACCCTGCAGCTCCTCGACTGAGGCCCTCTAA
- the LOC108075109 gene encoding uncharacterized protein isoform X1 — protein MAKLTLPRLLRRLQLMALQLQQQPQQQQQQQQQHHLMAMQLGQAMLLYGCLLLLHASVSGSVLASSSDPSAVAIAVNLSSGIALDRPSTPATAVGAQGANPLEKQPRKRDAANVPDDDYDGSYPDDVDDLEALLNNKSAKGKYIGAPCNELRCDVKLLHVSCDKETQTCTCERNYPVQLGLIKGCAKPKKLGDQCFYDETCIYNDENSLCVQVRHNAMCQCASGFHSVSYVKPTRRVFCTPDLSELSSDLPTLLGVSTGIAVLAGLICMVLHLFSKTKYPRHRNYGDASIPPPILYSSDTGIPLTVHSARPSSRSSIRSTGSIGSYGHRRASMGGGTGGGNAGGGGGGAGGGGGGGGAAGGSGSGSKGILVSTSRTGAARSAAILLISCHIAAVSKQNSRASSRHTSGAGCSQHSRDDLDENGSGSGAGGGGGSGCRSCESTLSMNRQLQKQLNHQRHLLSFELSPARSRNQDRFRALLGMNGIDNCRSHEDDEEDEECGPHSIDPHSTVPHHNDSDPGGAHGHGYGYGYGYVNAIGGYGDADTNGVDSSGGYATGAELHHLQIGALPTPASETPRFAVLEDQV, from the exons ATGGCGAAGTTAACGCTGCCCCGTCTACTGCGGCGACTGCAGCTGATGGccctgcaactgcaacagcaaccgcaacagcaacaacaacagcagcagcaacatcactTAATGGCCATGCAGCTGGGCCAGGCCATGCTGCTCTACGGCTGCCTTCTGCTGCTTCACGCCTCCGTATCCGGCTCCGTTTTGGCCTCGTCCTCGGACCCCTCTGCCGTCGCGATCGCAGTGAATCTCTCCTCAGGAATAGCCTTGGACAGACCAtcaacaccagcaacagcagtcgGGGCACAGGGGGCCAATCCGCTCGAGAAGCAACCGCGAAAACGTGATGCCGCCAATGTGCCTGACGATGACTACGACGGCAGTTATCCGGACGACGTCGACGACCTGGAGGCCTTGCTTAATAATAAGTCAG CAAAGGGAAAGTATATCGGGGCACCGTGCAACGAGCTGAGGTGTGACGTCAAGCTGCTGCACGTGTCCTGCGACAAGGAGACGCAGACCTGCACCTGTGAACGCAACTATCCCGTGCAGCTCGGACTGATTAAGGGTTGCGCCAAAC CTAAAAAACTGGGCGATCAGTGTTTCTACGATGAGACGTGCATCTACAACGACGAGAACTCCCTCTGTGTTCAGGTGCGGCATAACGCGATGTGCCAGTGTGCCAGCGGCTTCCACTCGGTCAGCTATGTGAAGCCCACGCGTCGGGTCTTCTGCACGCCAG ATCTCAGCGAACTGAGCTCGGATCTGCCCACGCTGCTGGGCGTCTCCACGGGCATTGCCGTGCTGGCCGGGCTCATCTGCATGGTGCTGCATCTGTTCAGCAAAACAAAGTATCCGCGGCATCGAAATTATGGGGATGCCAGCATTCCGCCGCCCATTCTCTACTCCAGCGATACAG GGATACCGCTGACCGTTCATTCGGCGCGTCCATCCTCGCGTTCCAGCATTCGATCGACGGGATCCATTGGCTCCTATGGCCACCGACGCGCCTCAATGGGTGGAGGAACTGGCGGTGGCAATGCCGGCGGCgggggaggaggagctggaggcggaggcggtggTGGGGGAGCAGCTGgcggctctggctctggctcaaAGGGCATCCTGGTGTCGACGTCTCGTACAGGTGCGGCTAGATCGGCCGCCATATTGCTCATATCGTGTCACATAGCGGCGGTGTCCAAACAGAATTCTCGCGCCTCGTCGCGTCACACATCCGGAGCGGGATGCAGCCAGCATTCGCGGGACGATCTCGATGAaaatggcagtggcagtggagctggcggtggcggcgggaGTGGGTGCCGCAGCTGCGAGAGCACGCTCTCGATGAACCGCCAGCTGCAGAAGCAACTGAACCACCAGCGGCATCTGCTCAGCTTCGAGCTGTCGCCGGCGAGATCGAGGAATCAGGATAGATTTAGAGCGTTGTTGGGCATGAATGGCATTGATAATTGTAGGAGCCATgaggatgatgaggaggacgaAGAGTGCGGTCCGCATAGCATAGATCCTCACAGCACAGTCCCTCATCATAACGACAGCGATCCGGGTGGCGCCCATGGCCATGGCTATGGCTACGGCTACGGTTATGTCAATGCAATTGGTGGTTACGGCGATGCCGACACCAATGGCGTCGACTCCAGCGGCGGATATGCCACTGGCGCCGAGCTGCATCACCTGCAAATTGGCGCACTGCCCACGCCGGCGAGTGAAACGCCCCGATTTGCG GTTCTCGAAGACCAAGTCTAG